The following coding sequences lie in one Arabidopsis thaliana chromosome 3, partial sequence genomic window:
- a CDS encoding Sterile alpha motif (SAM) domain-containing protein (Sterile alpha motif (SAM) domain-containing protein; CONTAINS InterPro DOMAIN/s: Sterile alpha motif (InterPro:IPR001660), Sterile alpha motif homology (InterPro:IPR010993), Sterile alpha motif, type 1 (InterPro:IPR021129); BEST Arabidopsis thaliana protein match is: Sterile alpha motif (SAM) domain-containing protein (TAIR:AT5G48680.1); Has 516 Blast hits to 515 proteins in 77 species: Archae - 0; Bacteria - 10; Metazoa - 341; Fungi - 2; Plants - 148; Viruses - 0; Other Eukaryotes - 15 (source: NCBI BLink).), producing the protein MYADKLEAESGSRKVVKDRINGGSGDISTRVRQVTGKRQRQDDKWEHDLFSSDKPQLSNRRVDPRDLRLKLQKRHHGSQSGREAGSGVRDLRDQLSGTMNQQPKNSDPPKSKAEAARPSMKSVATETETRKTSSQATRKKSQQADSSVDSFLESLGLEKYSTAFQVEEVDMDALMHMTDDDLKAMLIPMGPRKKILLALGSKP; encoded by the exons ATGTATGCTGATAAATTGGAGGCTGAGTCTGGAAGCAGGAAGGTCGTTAAGGATCGTATCAATGGCGGTTCTGGAGACATCTCTACTCGCGTGCGACAAGTGACTGGGAAGAG GCAAAGGCAGGACGACAAATGGGAGCATGATCTTTTCAGTAGTGACAAACCTCAACTTTCAA ATCGCAGGGTTGATCCTAGAGATCTTCGTTTGAAGCTCCAAAAGAGACATCATGGGTCTCAAAGTGGGCGAGAAGCTGGTTCAGGCGTGCGGGATTTACGGGATCAGCTCTCTGGGACAATGAATCAGCAACCAAAAAACAGTGACCCACCAAAATCCAAAGCGGAGGCTGCTAGGCCAAGTATGAAGAGCGTAGCGACTGAAACAGAGACTAGAAAAACTTCCAGTCAAGCTACCAGGAAGAAATCACAGCAG GCTGATTCATCGGTTGATAGCTTTCTTGAATCATTGGGTCTCGAGAAATATTCAACAGCGTTTCAAGTGGAAGAA GTTGATATGGATGCTCTCATGCATATGACAGATGATGACCTCAAGGCTATGCTCATACCGATG GGTCCGAGGAAGAAGATACTTCTTGCTTTGGGATCTAAACCCTAA
- a CDS encoding Sterile alpha motif (SAM) domain-containing protein, producing MESALFVSLLGLSDLPILNWQRQDDKWEHDLFSSDKPQLSNRRVDPRDLRLKLQKRHHGSQSGREAGSGVRDLRDQLSGTMNQQPKNSDPPKSKAEAARPSMKSVATETETRKTSSQATRKKSQQADSSVDSFLESLGLEKYSTAFQVEEVDMDALMHMTDDDLKAMLIPMGPRKKILLALGSKP from the exons ATGGAATCCGCTCTTTTTGTTAGCTTACTAGGACTCTCTGATTTGCCCATTTTGAATTG GCAAAGGCAGGACGACAAATGGGAGCATGATCTTTTCAGTAGTGACAAACCTCAACTTTCAA ATCGCAGGGTTGATCCTAGAGATCTTCGTTTGAAGCTCCAAAAGAGACATCATGGGTCTCAAAGTGGGCGAGAAGCTGGTTCAGGCGTGCGGGATTTACGGGATCAGCTCTCTGGGACAATGAATCAGCAACCAAAAAACAGTGACCCACCAAAATCCAAAGCGGAGGCTGCTAGGCCAAGTATGAAGAGCGTAGCGACTGAAACAGAGACTAGAAAAACTTCCAGTCAAGCTACCAGGAAGAAATCACAGCAG GCTGATTCATCGGTTGATAGCTTTCTTGAATCATTGGGTCTCGAGAAATATTCAACAGCGTTTCAAGTGGAAGAA GTTGATATGGATGCTCTCATGCATATGACAGATGATGACCTCAAGGCTATGCTCATACCGATG GGTCCGAGGAAGAAGATACTTCTTGCTTTGGGATCTAAACCCTAA
- a CDS encoding GPI transamidase component PIG-S-like protein (GPI transamidase component PIG-S-related; FUNCTIONS IN: molecular_function unknown; INVOLVED IN: biological_process unknown; LOCATED IN: endoplasmic reticulum, plasma membrane; EXPRESSED IN: 23 plant structures; EXPRESSED DURING: 9 growth stages; CONTAINS InterPro DOMAIN/s: Phosphatidylinositol-glycan biosynthesis class S protein (InterPro:IPR019540); Has 305 Blast hits to 301 proteins in 150 species: Archae - 0; Bacteria - 0; Metazoa - 124; Fungi - 122; Plants - 46; Viruses - 0; Other Eukaryotes - 13 (source: NCBI BLink).) has translation MEEISDRLNPGITPEFDPKTMRSTKPGLKRLFITSSVLFSFLLGVPFLWKSVEIYRSPLPFHDIDSLSDQLESTPLRFPCNFHAVFVGFRSTDPDNLRSQIQDGINQLTHQSSQCGSCDFSLSVTVQNREDQCSDTLAHSSTTCSYRCGVIKRNGFSVGLDDTVDESLNDVFSGCSENSGKMYSVVVVNKENANGGDEVKAVVGKRRHAWIVGNGLEERYGDIVARVSEIFVQVFMNGGREEDSIQGEFMPVGSDGKIVLSFSLLNSNPRDWVYDWDFQRIDEALLAPVTKALAPIANITVESQVLYHTPKSSFSSWDKKLQSYIFRTSDLPFFVNSNEWHLDTSAGASGRSKILQFVVYIPSGKECPLLLQLPNVEISKTNGFISPMWGGVIVWNPGNCDKDSESPSRNTISLQDLEQIVEIFLGQFRQLFGFKSEAKYTTGLGTYKILTSERGFTEWELDVLSRKHTCFNLHSCSTTLGSLSRLVRSLPRMIIKDEIGEQVKYSLKAAKLAQSNASLGGYSSSASSSREARSLAENAFFHPSIMSVSYFSYEHCFAVYSPFFLPVVGHVVLAAVREWKRYKQEKAKYLTWLTRKKTT, from the exons ATGGAAGAAATCTCCGATCGTCTGAATCCGGGAATCACGCCGGAGTTTGATCCGAAGACTATGCGTTCCACCAAACCTGGATTGAAGCGTCTCTTCATCACCAGCTCTGTACTCTTTTCATTCCTTTTAG GTGTGCCATTTCTGTGGAAGTCAGTGGAAATATATCGCTCTCCGTTACCGTTCCACGACATCGATTCTCTCTCCGATCAACTTGAGTCGACCCCTTTGCGTTTCCCTTGCAATTTCCACGCTGTTTTCGTCGGTTTTCGATCGACGGATCCGGATAACTTACGATCTCAGATACAAGATGGTATAAATCAGTTAACTCATCAAAGTTCACAATGTGGTTCTTGTGATTTTTCCCTCTCTGTCACCGTTCAAAACCGAGAAGACCAGTGCTCTGATACACTTGCGCATAGTTCTACCACGTGCTCTTACCGTTGTGGAGTGATCAAAAGAAATGGTTTTAGTGTTGGATTGGATGATACAGTGGATGAGTCACTGAATGATGTGTTTAGTGGCTGTTCTGAGAACAGTGGGAAAATGTACAGTGTTGTCGTGGTGAATAAAGAGAATGCCAATGGTGGAGATGAGGTAAAAGCTGTGGTGGGGAAGCGAAGGCATGCGTGGATTGTGGGCAATGGATTAGAAGAGAGGTATGGTGACATTGTGGCTAGAGTTTCTGAGATTTTCGTTCAGGTGTTTATGAAtggtggaagagaagaagactcaaTTCAGGGAGAGTTTATGCCTGTGGGATCAGATGGGAAGATTGTTCTTTCGTTCAGTCTTTTAAATTCCAATCCACGTGATTGGGTCTACGATTG GGACTTTCAGAGGATAGATGAGGCATTGTTGGCTCCGGTGACTAAGGCCTTAGCACCTATAGCTAATATAACTGTTGAAAGTCAG GTTTTGTATCATACACCGAAGTCTTCGTTTTCATCTTGGGATAAAAAACTTCAGAGCTACATCTTTAGGACCAGTGATCTTCCGTTTTTT GTGAATTCGAACGAATGGCACTTGGATACTTCTGCTGGAGCCAGTGGACGGTCCAAAATACTGCAATTTGTGGT ATATATTCCATCCGGAAAAGAATGCCCTCTTCTTTTGCAGTTGCCAAATGTGGAGATATCTAAAACAAATGGCTTCATATCTCCG ATGTGGGGTGGTGTGATTGTGTGGAACCCGGGAAATTGTGACAAGGACTCTGAAAGCCCAAGTAGGAACACGATATCGCTTCAG GATCTCGAGCAAATAGTCGAAATTTTCTTGGGACAATTCCGACAACTATTTGGCTTTAAGTCTGAAGCCAAATATACCACTGGATTGGGCACTTACAAGATTTTAACTAGTGAAAGAGGCTTTACAGAGTG GGAATTGGATGTCTTGTCACGGAAGCACACTTGCTTCAATCTCCATTCTTGTTCAACAACCCTCGGTTCTCTCTCTAGATTG GTTCGGTCACTCCCCAGGATGATTATCAAGGATGAAATTGGAGAACAA GTGAAATATTCTCTGAAAGCAGCAAAGTTGGCTCAGTCTAATGCTTCTTTGGGAGGATACAGTTCTTCAGCCA GTTCATCAAGAGAAGCAAGGTCTTTAGCCGAGAATGCCTTCTTCCATCCATCCATCATGTCCGTCAGCTACTTCTCTTATGAACATTGCTTTGCAGTGTACTCA CCGTTTTTCCTGCCGGTGGTAGGTCACGTTGTCCTTGCAGCAGTACGAGAATGGAAGAGATACAAACAAGAGAAGGCAAAGTACTTGACATGGCTAACCAGAAAGAAGACGACCTAG
- a CDS encoding GPI transamidase component PIG-S-like protein (GPI transamidase component PIG-S-related; FUNCTIONS IN: molecular_function unknown; INVOLVED IN: biological_process unknown; LOCATED IN: endoplasmic reticulum; EXPRESSED IN: 21 plant structures; EXPRESSED DURING: 9 growth stages; CONTAINS InterPro DOMAIN/s: Phosphatidylinositol-glycan biosynthesis class S protein (InterPro:IPR019540).): MEEISDRLNPGITPEFDPKTMRSTKPGLKRLFITSSVLFSFLLVEIYRSPLPFHDIDSLSDQLESTPLRFPCNFHAVFVGFRSTDPDNLRSQIQDGINQLTHQSSQCGSCDFSLSVTVQNREDQCSDTLAHSSTTCSYRCGVIKRNGFSVGLDDTVDESLNDVFSGCSENSGKMYSVVVVNKENANGGDEVKAVVGKRRHAWIVGNGLEERYGDIVARVSEIFVQVFMNGGREEDSIQGEFMPVGSDGKIVLSFSLLNSNPRDWVYDWDFQRIDEALLAPVTKALAPIANITVESQVLYHTPKSSFSSWDKKLQSYIFRTSDLPFFVNSNEWHLDTSAGASGRSKILQFVVYIPSGKECPLLLQLPNVEISKTNGFISPMWGGVIVWNPGNCDKDSESPSRNTISLQDLEQIVEIFLGQFRQLFGFKSEAKYTTGLGTYKILTSERGFTEWELDVLSRKHTCFNLHSCSTTLGSLSRLVRSLPRMIIKDEIGEQVKYSLKAAKLAQSNASLGGYSSSASSSREARSLAENAFFHPSIMSVSYFSYEHCFAVYSPFFLPVVGHVVLAAVREWKRYKQEKAKYLTWLTRKKTT, from the exons ATGGAAGAAATCTCCGATCGTCTGAATCCGGGAATCACGCCGGAGTTTGATCCGAAGACTATGCGTTCCACCAAACCTGGATTGAAGCGTCTCTTCATCACCAGCTCTGTACTCTTTTCATTCCTTTTAG TGGAAATATATCGCTCTCCGTTACCGTTCCACGACATCGATTCTCTCTCCGATCAACTTGAGTCGACCCCTTTGCGTTTCCCTTGCAATTTCCACGCTGTTTTCGTCGGTTTTCGATCGACGGATCCGGATAACTTACGATCTCAGATACAAGATGGTATAAATCAGTTAACTCATCAAAGTTCACAATGTGGTTCTTGTGATTTTTCCCTCTCTGTCACCGTTCAAAACCGAGAAGACCAGTGCTCTGATACACTTGCGCATAGTTCTACCACGTGCTCTTACCGTTGTGGAGTGATCAAAAGAAATGGTTTTAGTGTTGGATTGGATGATACAGTGGATGAGTCACTGAATGATGTGTTTAGTGGCTGTTCTGAGAACAGTGGGAAAATGTACAGTGTTGTCGTGGTGAATAAAGAGAATGCCAATGGTGGAGATGAGGTAAAAGCTGTGGTGGGGAAGCGAAGGCATGCGTGGATTGTGGGCAATGGATTAGAAGAGAGGTATGGTGACATTGTGGCTAGAGTTTCTGAGATTTTCGTTCAGGTGTTTATGAAtggtggaagagaagaagactcaaTTCAGGGAGAGTTTATGCCTGTGGGATCAGATGGGAAGATTGTTCTTTCGTTCAGTCTTTTAAATTCCAATCCACGTGATTGGGTCTACGATTG GGACTTTCAGAGGATAGATGAGGCATTGTTGGCTCCGGTGACTAAGGCCTTAGCACCTATAGCTAATATAACTGTTGAAAGTCAG GTTTTGTATCATACACCGAAGTCTTCGTTTTCATCTTGGGATAAAAAACTTCAGAGCTACATCTTTAGGACCAGTGATCTTCCGTTTTTT GTGAATTCGAACGAATGGCACTTGGATACTTCTGCTGGAGCCAGTGGACGGTCCAAAATACTGCAATTTGTGGT ATATATTCCATCCGGAAAAGAATGCCCTCTTCTTTTGCAGTTGCCAAATGTGGAGATATCTAAAACAAATGGCTTCATATCTCCG ATGTGGGGTGGTGTGATTGTGTGGAACCCGGGAAATTGTGACAAGGACTCTGAAAGCCCAAGTAGGAACACGATATCGCTTCAG GATCTCGAGCAAATAGTCGAAATTTTCTTGGGACAATTCCGACAACTATTTGGCTTTAAGTCTGAAGCCAAATATACCACTGGATTGGGCACTTACAAGATTTTAACTAGTGAAAGAGGCTTTACAGAGTG GGAATTGGATGTCTTGTCACGGAAGCACACTTGCTTCAATCTCCATTCTTGTTCAACAACCCTCGGTTCTCTCTCTAGATTG GTTCGGTCACTCCCCAGGATGATTATCAAGGATGAAATTGGAGAACAA GTGAAATATTCTCTGAAAGCAGCAAAGTTGGCTCAGTCTAATGCTTCTTTGGGAGGATACAGTTCTTCAGCCA GTTCATCAAGAGAAGCAAGGTCTTTAGCCGAGAATGCCTTCTTCCATCCATCCATCATGTCCGTCAGCTACTTCTCTTATGAACATTGCTTTGCAGTGTACTCA CCGTTTTTCCTGCCGGTGGTAGGTCACGTTGTCCTTGCAGCAGTACGAGAATGGAAGAGATACAAACAAGAGAAGGCAAAGTACTTGACATGGCTAACCAGAAAGAAGACGACCTAG
- a CDS encoding GPI transamidase component PIG-S-like protein (GPI transamidase component PIG-S-related; FUNCTIONS IN: molecular_function unknown; INVOLVED IN: biological_process unknown; LOCATED IN: endoplasmic reticulum, plasma membrane; EXPRESSED IN: 23 plant structures; EXPRESSED DURING: 9 growth stages; CONTAINS InterPro DOMAIN/s: Phosphatidylinositol-glycan biosynthesis class S protein (InterPro:IPR019540); Has 35333 Blast hits to 34131 proteins in 2444 species: Archae - 798; Bacteria - 22429; Metazoa - 974; Fungi - 991; Plants - 531; Viruses - 0; Other Eukaryotes - 9610 (source: NCBI BLink).): MEEISDRLNPGITPEFDPKTMRSTKPGLKRLFITSSVLFSFLLGVPFLWKSVEIYRSPLPFHDIDSLSDQLESTPLRFPCNFHAVFVGFRSTDPDNLRSQIQDGINQLTHQSSQCGSCDFSLSVTVQNREDQCSDTLAHSSTTCSYRCGVIKRNGFSVGLDDTVDESLNDVFSGCSENSGKMYSVVVVNKENANGGDEVKAVVGKRRHAWIVGNGLEERYGDIVARVSEIFVQVFMNGGREEDSIQGEFMPVGSDGKIVLSFSLLNSNPRDWVYDWDFQRIDEALLAPVTKALAPIANITVESQVLYHTPKSSFSSWDKKLQSYIFRTSDLPFFVNSNEWHLDTSAGASGRSKILQFVKYSLKAAKLAQSNASLGGYSSSASSSREARSLAENAFFHPSIMSVSYFSYEHCFAVYSPFFLPVVGHVVLAAVREWKRYKQEKAKYLTWLTRKKTT, encoded by the exons ATGGAAGAAATCTCCGATCGTCTGAATCCGGGAATCACGCCGGAGTTTGATCCGAAGACTATGCGTTCCACCAAACCTGGATTGAAGCGTCTCTTCATCACCAGCTCTGTACTCTTTTCATTCCTTTTAG GTGTGCCATTTCTGTGGAAGTCAGTGGAAATATATCGCTCTCCGTTACCGTTCCACGACATCGATTCTCTCTCCGATCAACTTGAGTCGACCCCTTTGCGTTTCCCTTGCAATTTCCACGCTGTTTTCGTCGGTTTTCGATCGACGGATCCGGATAACTTACGATCTCAGATACAAGATGGTATAAATCAGTTAACTCATCAAAGTTCACAATGTGGTTCTTGTGATTTTTCCCTCTCTGTCACCGTTCAAAACCGAGAAGACCAGTGCTCTGATACACTTGCGCATAGTTCTACCACGTGCTCTTACCGTTGTGGAGTGATCAAAAGAAATGGTTTTAGTGTTGGATTGGATGATACAGTGGATGAGTCACTGAATGATGTGTTTAGTGGCTGTTCTGAGAACAGTGGGAAAATGTACAGTGTTGTCGTGGTGAATAAAGAGAATGCCAATGGTGGAGATGAGGTAAAAGCTGTGGTGGGGAAGCGAAGGCATGCGTGGATTGTGGGCAATGGATTAGAAGAGAGGTATGGTGACATTGTGGCTAGAGTTTCTGAGATTTTCGTTCAGGTGTTTATGAAtggtggaagagaagaagactcaaTTCAGGGAGAGTTTATGCCTGTGGGATCAGATGGGAAGATTGTTCTTTCGTTCAGTCTTTTAAATTCCAATCCACGTGATTGGGTCTACGATTG GGACTTTCAGAGGATAGATGAGGCATTGTTGGCTCCGGTGACTAAGGCCTTAGCACCTATAGCTAATATAACTGTTGAAAGTCAG GTTTTGTATCATACACCGAAGTCTTCGTTTTCATCTTGGGATAAAAAACTTCAGAGCTACATCTTTAGGACCAGTGATCTTCCGTTTTTT GTGAATTCGAACGAATGGCACTTGGATACTTCTGCTGGAGCCAGTGGACGGTCCAAAATACTGCAATTT GTGAAATATTCTCTGAAAGCAGCAAAGTTGGCTCAGTCTAATGCTTCTTTGGGAGGATACAGTTCTTCAGCCA GTTCATCAAGAGAAGCAAGGTCTTTAGCCGAGAATGCCTTCTTCCATCCATCCATCATGTCCGTCAGCTACTTCTCTTATGAACATTGCTTTGCAGTGTACTCA CCGTTTTTCCTGCCGGTGGTAGGTCACGTTGTCCTTGCAGCAGTACGAGAATGGAAGAGATACAAACAAGAGAAGGCAAAGTACTTGACATGGCTAACCAGAAAGAAGACGACCTAG
- a CDS encoding B-cell receptor-associated protein 31-like protein (B-cell receptor-associated protein 31-like; FUNCTIONS IN: molecular_function unknown; INVOLVED IN: intracellular protein transport; LOCATED IN: endomembrane system, integral to membrane, endoplasmic reticulum; EXPRESSED IN: 21 plant structures; EXPRESSED DURING: 13 growth stages; CONTAINS InterPro DOMAIN/s: B-cell receptor-associated 31-like (InterPro:IPR008417); BEST Arabidopsis thaliana protein match is: B-cell receptor-associated protein 31-like (TAIR:AT5G48660.1); Has 1953 Blast hits to 1676 proteins in 344 species: Archae - 82; Bacteria - 317; Metazoa - 600; Fungi - 162; Plants - 230; Viruses - 29; Other Eukaryotes - 533 (source: NCBI BLink).), producing MIQLLFLVLFVEGAIAFLLLVKIGPLRELVMKSLDQLKLGKRPATLKTIAGTMSVILLSNLMNIIKIQNKGAKLGTMSPMDQVLWRTHLLEASLMGVVLFFGFIIDRTHHYLEKLITLRSNVGSSKGELEELRKERIELKEKEEKTSKEIKQLKEKLSCVSENLKKLEKESKEKETKLETAEAHVTALQKQSSELLLEYDRLLEDNQNLQSQILVGTKKT from the exons ATGATTCAGTTACTATTCCTGGTTCTGTTCGTAGAAGGTGCGATTGCGTTCTTACTACTGGTAAAGATTGGTCCTTTAAGGGAGCTTGTAATGAAGAGCTTAGACCAGCTTAAATTGGGGAAACGTCCTGCTACTCTGAAAACCATCGCTGGAACCATGTCTGTGATCCTCCTGTCGAATCTCATGAATATCATTAAGATCCAGAACAAGGGTGCCAAACTTGGGACAATGTCTCCAATGGATCAAGTCCTCTGGAGAACACACTTGCTCGAGGCTTCTCTTATGG GTGTTGTGCTCTTTTTTGGCTTCATTATTGACCGGACACATCATTACCTCGAAAAGCTAATCACTTTAAGAAGCAATGTCGGGTCATCGAAAGGAGAACTAGAAGAACTTAGGAAGGAGAGAATCGAactgaaggagaaagaagagaagacatcCAAGGAAATTAAGCAGCTGAAAGAAAAACTGTCGTGTGTTTCAGAGAATCTCAAGAAACTAGAGAAGGAAtccaaagagaaagaaacgaaGCTCGAAACAGCTGAAGCCCATGTCACAGCTCTCCAAAAGCAGTCTTCAGAGCTATTGTTGGAGTATGACAGATTGCTAGAAGACAACCAAAATCTCCAAAGCCAGATTTTGGTTGGAACCAAGAAAACCTGA